One Asterias rubens chromosome 1, eAstRub1.3, whole genome shotgun sequence genomic region harbors:
- the LOC117290027 gene encoding carbohydrate sulfotransferase 3-like, with the protein MVREIAKNFRVFVLGMFVFLSTACFVLLARNAASMDGSAVMNQQQEHRASHVMPTTVYMAVSPPEVGGGGEEGEIKVTENPHTGFQKSEQPRLCTSIPKPRTTEDTPSGVKIIILAAMRTGSSFVGEMFGQNSDIFYLFEPGLPLHNTLHQRGAVFLQPLFIDLLDSIYQCNLTGYEYYFKWLSGQVPEALLKKAPSVYKELCSKKSSNSSEFECGKMTPQHFMRICMNLNKVAIKSIRISDIGSLLPLIKDKTVNLKVIHLVRDPRGMIASRVLAMNDIKKTADKVETFTDDTRASLIDYCWNNLHNTDVGKNLPKFQDNYLLLRYEDVSLDPHEAARRIYNFTGLGAVPGNVSRWIQEHTSAHVAGTYSTSRVSSQVYQSWRGRLSFPTVKTIEEVGTCSQMMQRFGYLPAKDQEHLTNLNISLLSDKVPDVNREMYVI; encoded by the coding sequence ATGGTTCGAGAAATCGCCAAGAACTTCAGGGTTTTCGTCCTcggaatgtttgtttttttatcgacagcgtgttttgttttgctcgCCAGAAATGCTGCATCGATGGATGGTTCTGCTGTTATGAATCAGCAACAAGAACACCGTGCGAGTCATGTTATGCCTACTACAGTCTACATGGCGGTATCGCCCCCGGAGGTTGGTGGCGGTGGTGAGGAAGGGGAGATCAAGGTGACGGAAAATCCTCACACCGGTTTTCAGAAGTCTGAACAACCCCGGCTTTGTACTTCTATTCCAAAACCCAGGACTACCGAAGATACTCCAAGCGGTGTGAAGATTATAATCTTAGCAGCAATGAGAACTGGATCTTCCTTCGTTGGTGAGATGTTCGGCCAAAATAGTGACATTTTCTACCTATTTGAACCCGGCCTCCCTCTTCATAACACTCTTCATCAACGAGGTGCTGTATTCTTGCAGCCGCTTTTCATTGATTTGTTGGACAGCATTTATCAATGTAACTTGACTggttatgaatattattttaagtGGTTATCGGGGCAGGTTCCGGAAGCGTTGTTAAAGAAAGCCCCGAGTGTGTACAAAGAGCTTTGCTCCAAGAAGTCAAGTAATTCGTCTGAATTTGAGTGTGGGAAAATGACACCTCAGCATTTCATGCGCATATGTATGAATTTGAACAAAGTTGCGATCAAATCAATTCGTATCTCTGATATTGGAAGTCTGTTACCGTTGATCAAAGACAAGACGGTCAATCTGAAAGTGATTCATCTCGTTCGTGATCCGAGAGGGATGATCGCTTCTCGTGTGCTTGCCATGAacgatataaaaaaaacggcAGACAAAGTAGAAACATTTACGGACGATACTAGGGCATCACTTATCGACTACTGTTGGAACAATTTGCACAACACGGACGTGGGGAAGAACCTGCCCAAATTCCAAGACAACTATTTACTCCTGAGGTACGAGGATGTCTCTTTGGATCCACACGAAGCGGCTCGACGCATCTATAATTTCACTGGTCTTGGTGCTGTTCCTGGGAACGTGTCCAGGTGGATTCAAGAACACACGAGTGCTCACGTAGCCGGTACTTACTCAACCTCACGAGTGTCAAGTCAAGTCTACCAATCTTGGCGCGGCAGACTCAGTTTCCCAACTGTTAAAACCATTGAGGAAGTTGGAACCTGTTCTCAAATGATGCAAAGATTTGGCTATCTCCCAGCTAAAGATCAAGAACATCTGACTAATCTAAACATCTCCCTTTTATCTGACAAAGTGCCGGATGTCAATCGGGAGATGTACGTTATATGA
- the LOC117297032 gene encoding uncharacterized protein LOC117297032, translating into MENISRKLLAGRPYQVGPIASSTPTNVFGAGIPDSSAVILSNDDLTSFEALQISLPDEDDNLCTSLPVGGPLIKHVLTLPDRILFSTISGLYEAFGQYQDTTMPAGMLRNTPARCYEWMMAPTQSRTAEVYILALAKSDDKQKVFAARVQSGMMLDFQELLDDSGGGVCSVLNQTESTSCEIVSGTVSGTKDQEFLLLLKGDSSYYIVTYNGGTPSRQWTVLRNFSGSQLANEGPPWFECLS; encoded by the exons ATGGAGAACATCTCCAGGAAGCTGCTGGCTGGAAGGCCCTACCAAGTTGGTCCAATCGCCAGTAGTACACCTACAAATGTCTTTGGTGCTGGGATCCCTGACTCGTCAGCTGTGATTCTCAGTAATGATGACTTGACGTCGTTTGAGGCTCTCCAG ATTTCTTTACCAGATGAGGATGATAATTTATGCACCAGCCTTCCGGTTGGTGGTCCCCTCATCAAGCATGTCTTAACCCTTCCAGACCGGATTCTCTTTAGTACGATCAGCGGTTTGTACGAGGCGTTCGGACAGTACCAAGATACGACCATGCCTGCGGGGATGCTAAGGAACACTCCAGCTCGATGCTATGAATGGATGATGGCCCCTACTCAGAGCAGAACGGCTGAAGTGTACATACTAGCTCTAGCAAAATCTGACGACAAACAAAAAGTCTTCGCTGCTCGCGTCCAGTCAG GCATGATGTTAGATTTTCAGGAACTACTGGATGACAGTGGAGGAGGCGTTTGTAGTGTTTTAAATCAAACAGAGA GTACTTCTTGTGAGATTGTTAGCGGCACTGTCAGTGGGACAAAAGATCAAGAGTTCTTGCTACTTCTGAAAGGAGATTCAAGCTACTACATTGTGACGTataatg GTGGCACCCCTTCACGTCAATGGACTGTTCTGAGAAATTTCTCCGGTAGCCAATTAGCAAATGAAG gtccccccTGGTTTGAATGTTTATCGTAA
- the LOC117290014 gene encoding B9 domain-containing protein 2-like yields the protein MAEVHVIGEIIGASGFPNHSLFCKWGIHAGGAWKVIAGAREGQTQVDLPQNEAFAAWSHPIDIHFATKGLQGWPKLKFEVYHQDDYGRNELYGYGFCHLPTSPGTHNIECVTWRPTGTSREQISQFFIGGAPQLRNPDLVHSAERYALSTSAMGKVHLQLGIIFRNFDRYGVEC from the exons ATGGCAGAGGTTCATGTTATTGGTGAGATCATCGGAGCAAGTGGATTTCCAAACCATAGTCTTTTTTGTAAATGGGGAATACATGCAG GTGGTGCATGGAAAGTAATAGCTGGAGCTAGAGAGGGGCAGACCCAGGTAGACCTCCCTCAGAATGAGGCTTTCGCTGCCTGGAGTCATCCTATCGACATTCATTTTGCCACCAAGGGTCTTCAAG GATGGCCAAAGCTGAAGTTTGAAGTGTACCATCAGGATGACTATGGACGCAATGAACTCTATGGGTACGGCTTCTGCCATCTGCCTACATCCCCAGGCACGCACAACATTGAATGTGTTACATGGCGTCCCACAGGCACCTCCAGGGAGCAGATATCGCAGTTCTTCATCGGGGGTGCCCCCCAGCTACGCAATCCTGACCTGGTGCACAGCGCTGAACGATATGCTTTGAGCACTTCGGCGATGGGAAAAGTCCACTTGCAGCTCGGCATTATCTTCAGGAACTTTGACCGGTACGGTGTGGAGTGCTAG